From Xanthocytophaga agilis:
GTATAATAAAAATTATATCCTGTTTATAATCATTTAATTTTGAGGCAAATACTACATCACTTCTATTACAATTACCTCTCACCTAAATATATACTTATTTTACAGGAAAAGTAAATCACAGACTACGATCTTTAACGATTTTGAACAATTTTAGGCTTTTATTCATTATAACGAAAAAGGACTTTAATTATTTTTATCATTGATTAACCAAGACACATTTGCTTCGCGCCTTATTGAATGGTATGAATACCACAAACGAGACCTTCCTTGGCGTCACACAAACGACCCATATCACATATGGTTGTCAGAAATCATTCTGCAGCAAACCCGAGTGAAACAGGGGCTGCCTTATTATCAGAATTTTGTAAAAGCTTTTCCAACTATATTCGATTTAGCAGCGGCACCAGAACAGGAAGTATTACGACTATGGCAGGGTCTGGGTTATTACTCTCGGGCAAGAAATATGCAGGAAACTGCTAAAGCCATTGTAAATCAACAGAATGGGTCATTCCCTAATTCATATATCGCTTTAGTAAAACTAAAAGGGATTGGTCCCTACACAGCAGCAGCCATCGCTTCTTTTGCTTTCAAAGAATCCGTAGCGGTATTAGATGGTAATGTGTTCAGGGTGCTGGCTCGATTATATGGTCTGGAAACAGATATCGCTACCAGCAAAGCTAAAACCCTATTTTCAACACTGGCCAACCAACTTATTTCTTCAGATAGCCCGGATTTGTATAATCAGGCTATCATGGAGTTTGGAGCTATTCAGTGTACACATTCTTCTCCGGATTGTTTACTATGTCCTTTTCAACAGGAATGTGAAGCATTTCTCACAGGACGTCAAAACATCCTTCCTATAAAAAGTAAAAAAACCGTTATAAAAAATCGTTTCTTTCATTACATAGTTTTTCATGTTCAGAACCGCATTGCAATGCGCCTGAGAGGGAGTAAAGACATTTGGCAGGGATTGTACGATTTTTGGTTGAGTGAAAACGACAGTATTCTAGACACAGATGAATTGGTAAAACAACTTGATCTGGATTTATCTGATACCATCTATACCATCAAAGCACCTGAAAAAGCATACACACATTTATTAAGCCATCAACGTATTGAAGCCCGATTCTGGCATATACAATTAGAGGAAGTACCACAATCACAAGAAGGTCTGACATTCTATACACTTGAAGAAGTAGAACAACTTCCTAAACCTATTTTAATAAATAAGTATTTGAGTGAACATTTTTTTTAGCTAGTTTTAATAGAATAAGGCTACAAAAAACAATAAAGTCAATTTTTATATTTTGAAGTTGTTTAGGATAAGTAATAAAGGCTCCAAAAGCTTCTTTAATAATTATCCTAAATAACTTCTTTTTCTTTTCTGGTTTTCTTTATTGTTTTGTCATTGCATTTTCATTAAACCAAATTAATCGTATTGACATGGCGAGTTACAACAAAATCACATTAATCGGCAATGTAGGTCGTGACCCTGAAATCCGTCAGCTAAGTCCCGATCGTAAAGTAGTTAACTTTTCTATTGCTGTTAATGATGCATACACAGATCGGAATGGTGTAAGACATGAGAAAACAGAGTGGTTTAGAATCGAGTTCTGGAATCAAAAAGCAGATGTCGTTGAAAAGTATGTACGCAAAGGCACTCAGATATTTGTAGAAGGAAAACTTAGTGTACGCACCTATCAAGATAAAGATGGCAAAGATCGTTATTCTTTAGATGTATTAGGTACTGATTTTACGCTGCTAGGCTCCCGTGAAGGAGGTGACCAGGGAGGTTCTGGATATTCTTCCGGTGGTAATTCATCTGGTTCTGGAAATACGTATACGCCACAGGCAACAACAAAAGAAATAGATCCTCCCCTACCTCCAGCAGGTGATGGCGATGATGATTTGCCCTTCTAAGTATTAAATAGTTTGTAAAAGACCGATTGTAGCCTCATATTTATTACAAATACTCATCAACAAGTATGCTGGATATACTGTGTTCAGAATACATTTGACTATTTCATTCATTTCTACAAACGTATTTTTTACATCTTTGGAAAATAATACAGATACAGACGATCCTTTATCGTATGGGGTGTTTGCTTTCAATATAGCAGGCACCTTATCTGCTTTTTATATATCTATATTTGTTTTACTAATACTTTTCCTGTTTCTTTCCTCCCTCTTCTCAACTGTCGAGACATTATTTTCGTCGCAGACAAACTCAAATCAAAAAAACGATCTTAGACCTTCACTTAGCCTTCCTCCTTTTATTAATCATCTCTTTAGTAAGTCTAAACACCTTCTGGCTGTTTTACTCCTTGCAAACTATTTGCTAACAATAGCTATTACTATTTTAATTATTTATGCGGTCTGGTATACACAGAGTTCATACGAGATTGGTTTGTTGGCCAAAATAGTACTGATTTTTATTATAAGTTTTGTTGTCATATTTTTTGAAGAAGTATTACCCAAAATTTACAAATGGAATGCCTCTCCAGTAGACAAGGCAACCTCTTATATTATTCTTTTAGCCTGTTGTCTGCTATTTCCATTTGTATGGCTATTACTGAAAATAACACATTATATAGAGGCTTCGCTTCATAAAAAGGGATATAAGATATCTGCAGATGAACTTACTCATGTACTGGAAACCGATACTTCTTCAACTACAGAAAATGAAAAGCAGTTTCTACAGGGAATTGTAAACTTCAGTACAATTGCCTCAAAACAAATCATGCGTCCTCGTCTTGACATTACAGCATTTCCGATGGAACTGGATTTTCATGAACTTATGGACAAGATAAACAAGTCAGGTTACTCTAGGATCCCTATATATAATGACACTATTGATGAGATTGCAGGCATTT
This genomic window contains:
- a CDS encoding single-stranded DNA-binding protein → MASYNKITLIGNVGRDPEIRQLSPDRKVVNFSIAVNDAYTDRNGVRHEKTEWFRIEFWNQKADVVEKYVRKGTQIFVEGKLSVRTYQDKDGKDRYSLDVLGTDFTLLGSREGGDQGGSGYSSGGNSSGSGNTYTPQATTKEIDPPLPPAGDGDDDLPF
- the mutY gene encoding A/G-specific adenine glycosylase is translated as MINQDTFASRLIEWYEYHKRDLPWRHTNDPYHIWLSEIILQQTRVKQGLPYYQNFVKAFPTIFDLAAAPEQEVLRLWQGLGYYSRARNMQETAKAIVNQQNGSFPNSYIALVKLKGIGPYTAAAIASFAFKESVAVLDGNVFRVLARLYGLETDIATSKAKTLFSTLANQLISSDSPDLYNQAIMEFGAIQCTHSSPDCLLCPFQQECEAFLTGRQNILPIKSKKTVIKNRFFHYIVFHVQNRIAMRLRGSKDIWQGLYDFWLSENDSILDTDELVKQLDLDLSDTIYTIKAPEKAYTHLLSHQRIEARFWHIQLEEVPQSQEGLTFYTLEEVEQLPKPILINKYLSEHFF
- the gldE gene encoding gliding motility-associated protein GldE — encoded protein: MENNTDTDDPLSYGVFAFNIAGTLSAFYISIFVLLILFLFLSSLFSTVETLFSSQTNSNQKNDLRPSLSLPPFINHLFSKSKHLLAVLLLANYLLTIAITILIIYAVWYTQSSYEIGLLAKIVLIFIISFVVIFFEEVLPKIYKWNASPVDKATSYIILLACCLLFPFVWLLLKITHYIEASLHKKGYKISADELTHVLETDTSSTTENEKQFLQGIVNFSTIASKQIMRPRLDITAFPMELDFHELMDKINKSGYSRIPIYNDTIDEIAGILYIKDLLPYLDKDEYFNWKHFLRTPYFITENKRIDDLLYDFQIRRVHIAIVVDEYGGTSGLITMEDIIEEILGDIQDEFDEEEKSFTQIDTNTYVFESKTLLNDFFKILEIDSEIFDEVRGDSESLGGLLLELFTRLPQTGEKIRYKDWTFSVLSADTKRIKRVKVTIEST